From bacterium:
CTTCCAATGACGGAAATCGCAGGCGAATAACCTGGCTTTTAGCGCTCTTAGGCCCCCCGACCGCATCGTTATCAAAAACTTCAAGATAGAAACTGATGATGTCCTCGGGCTGTAGATTCAGATCGGTAAAATTCCAGTTATAAGAAATGCTTTGATTGACATGTTCGCGATCGATCAGGAAAGATATGTCCATCGACGAATAGTCTTCCTGTGGCGGAACAATACCGGAAGTTTGATCGAGTTTGTGATGCAATAATAATTTGGAGATACCAAAATCGTCTTGCAGATCCGCCGCCAGCGACATCGTCATTTCTTCATTGATGTCCATATCTTTTTCGGGATAAACCAATTTGACGGCCGGATATTCATCCTGGATCACGGATAATTGATACTCGACGGGATTCGAACTTTTGACCTGATCTTGATCCGTGAGTTCGATGTGATACGAGCCGCCGCGAGTGAGTACAAAAGTAACTTCAGCTTTGGACGGCGCAATGGTTCCGATTTTAAGCGGAGTAATACTGCTGTCCGAAAAAACCATCACAGCGCTTAACAATGTTTTAGAGGCTTCGATTTTGAGTTTAACGCGCGAACCTTTGAGGGCGACGACATCGCCGGCATTTTCATCCAGCACGCGATTTTCTATTTTTGAATAAACGGGCGATTGAACTTCAATCTCCAATCGTTTCACAGCCGGCCGTTTAACGACCTGAATCTGAAATTCATCTGAACGGAATTTACGCGATTTGGAAAAACTTTTATCGACAGCTTCCGCATAATAGAAAACAGGTTGGCGAACATTTTTAAACGTATGAATAAATGTGCCGATCGAATCGGCCTTGAGTGTTTCTTCCGTATAATTTTCAGCGCCGGACGTTCGAAAGTACAGCGATAAACGATCAGGCAAAACGGCAATTAATGAATCTTTAGGTTGAAGACGGATGGTAATGCGCGCATCGTCGCCGTGAAGGATTTCGGTATTGCCGGGCATCACGATAAAATTAAACGGCGCCAGGGAATCGAAATGTTTCGAGGGATTGAGGAGGCGTGCGAATGCACCGGTCAGCGGCTGATAAAGAACAAAAAATATTATCACCGTCAACGCAGCGACGGCGACAGCTTGTTTCAACGTTTTTTTGATCCGATTATAGTTGACGGCAAGCCGCAAGTCGATATGGGCAACGGCGTTATGAATATCCTGCAATGCCGCTCTGATTAATGATTCGGAATAAATATTCGACGCATATTGCCGATAAATCTCAATAGCATTGGCCAACTGATCTTTGATTTCAGGAAACCGTTCGCCGGCTTTTTTCGCAAGAGTGACGTCATCATGGGATGGTAAAACACTCACCCAGCGCAAGAGCGGTAAAAGTACCCAGAAACCGAATGCGGCTGTTGTTCCTGCAAATAAAATAATAATCATGACCCAGCGACCGAGCGGCTCAAGATTTAATATCCATTCCGATAAACCGGCCATTACTGTCAGGATTAACGCGATTGAAACAAACCGCAAAACACCGTCAACCATCGCAACTCTATTTTCCTGGCTGCGAAGTTCATCGATTTTTGTGCGAAGATCATTAAAAAGCTGGTCAGCCGACATGAAAGAACCTTCTTTGATCTAAAAATCAAACGATACTAAGAAAAAATAAGCTGTTCCGATTCGGTCGATCCGGAACAGCTTAGGATATATGTTTGCGTAATTTTACGCAGATGGAATCAAAAAAGATTCCGTTTATTTTACTTTCTCGCTCATCGACTTGGCTTGCAGGAAGAGCAATAAATAATCACGGCCGCCGGCTTTGGAGTCGGTACCGCTCATATTGAATCCGCCGAAAGGATGCACGCCAACTAAAGCGCCGGTGCATTTACGGTTGAAATATAAATTACCAACGTGAAATTCTGCTCTTGCACGCTCGAGTTTCTTGCGATTTTTAGAATAGACCGCACCGGTCAATCCGTATTCGGTATTGTTCGCAATTTCCAGTGCTTCATCGTAATTTTTTGCTTTGATGACAGCAAGCACCGGCCCGAAAATTTCTTCCTGAGAAATCGTATCTTTGGGTTTCACATTATCGACGATCGTCGGCATCACAAAATTACCGACTTTATCGTCATTGGTACCGCCATACACAATCTCCCCGCCTTCCTGTTTGGCCTTATCGATGTACCACATCATACTTTTCATGGCTTTTTCATTGATAACGGGACCCATATAATTGGCCACGTTCGTCGGATCGCCAATCGTCAATTTTTTGGCACGTTCGAGTAATTTGCCCATAAATTTTTGATGAACACTTTCGACGACGATGGCGCGTGAGCAGGCGGAACATTTTTGTCCTTGGAATCCGAATGCGGACGCCAGTACGCCTTCGGCGGCTTTATCGAGATCGGCTTCGTTATCAACGATGATCGAATCTTTGCCGCCCATTTCTGCCACCACGCGTTTGATCCATAATTGGCCGGACTGTGTTTCGGCGGCTGTTTTATTAATATGCAATCCCACGGCTTTGGAACCTGTGAACGCAATAAAACGCGTCTTCGAATGTTTGACCAAAGCATCGCCCATGCCAGAACCAGGGCCGGGAAGAAAATTCACGATACCTTTTGGTAATCCGACTTCTTCAAGCAATTCGACAAATTTATACGCAATAGTCGGCGAATCGCTGGAAGGTTTCAGCACAACCGTATTGCCGGTTACAACGGCGGCCGTTGTCATACCGACCATGATCGCGAGCGGAAAATTCCACGGCGGAATCACGGCGCCTACGCCGAGAGGAATGTATACGAGTTCGTTTTTTTCATTCGGAACTTTGGTGAGAGGTTGATCGGAACCGTATCGCAACATCTCACGGCCATAAAATTCCATGAAATCGATAGCTTCAGCCGTGTCGCCATCCGCTTCAGCCCAACTCTTACCAACTTCGTACACCATCCATGCTGAAAATTCATGTTTACGTTTACGCATCAACGCTGCAGCTTTAAAAAGATATTGCGCGCGTTTTGCCGGCGGAACCATTCGCCATTTCAAAAAACGTTCATGGGCAATTTCAACCGCTTTATTGGCTAATTCTTCATTCGCGTCAAAAAATACGCCGATCACTTGTTCACGATTCGCAGGATTCAGTGACTTCATCGTATGATTGGTCCGGATCCGGTCGCCATCAATGATCAAATTATATTCTTTACCGAGTTGCGATTCGACAGTTTTTAACGCTTTTTCGAATGCTTTACGATTAGCCGGCTTTGAAAAATCCGTCATCGGCTCATTTTTAAACGGACTTACTTTTACCGTTTTTTTCTTTCCAGCCATGTTCAATCTCCTAAGATTTTATGTGTATCGGATGCCCGATTTGAGTTCCCGAAAATCCGCGAAAATATAGGTAATCCGACCTTTTGTTTCAAGGGATTTAAAGGGCAATTTTTCTTTGAGTAGCATGAAATCACAGCGTGCCGGTTTGTCACAGAATCAAACAACTCAATCACTCCAAAAAGAATTGATTTTTAGAATGTTAGCAATGCCTGAAATTTGGCATTGAATTCGAAACACGTTCATGGCAGTCACTTTTAAACTCAATAAAAATGCCATGATCCTACAATTTCTTAAATATCACCGTTGGACTATTGTTGTATTTTTCACCATTCTTTTCCGGCCTCAAATATTATCTGCGATACGGCATGAATGTGTTTTGCCCTTCATGATCCAATCGCAGCACTGCCAACGTCTACAACCGCCGGTTCGTTTGGCGGTAATGACAACGGATTCGGACGACGATGACGGTTGTGGCGATGATGGAAGTTGTGAGGAAGAGGATAACGAATACTATGATACCGATGCTTCAGATTCTGACGACTCGGGCTGCAACGATGATGGCAGTTGTGAAAACGATTCCTATGATGCCACATATGATGATGACGAAACTTATTCGGACGACGGCTGCGATTGCAGTGGCGGAGGGACCGTGAGCAGCGATGTGCCGCCGTCCGGTTATTACAATGACATTCTGCATCTGTCGTTGACGCTCAATAATAATGCCAAAGTATCGCTGTATATCGTTGACAATTCAGGAACAGTTTTGAAATACATTATTCCTTCTCACTCGGATTTCAATGCAGGGCTTTACACTTATTCATGGGATGGCGAATACAGAAATGGACAATTCGTTGTTCCGGGAAGTTATCAAGCGGTCTTCGAAGCCGATGTACCCCGGAAGATCGTGAAAAGATCTTTTACCTACTCTGCTTCCCATGGATTTAGCGTAAACGGTTCGTCACAAAATACCATCGATTTTTGAACGGTCTTGTGAGTAAAAAAAATAAAAGCACTTGTTTTTATTGATTGCTTTATCGTACAATACGCTGACCCAATTGATATTCCTTGCGATACACACGATTTGAATATGGAAAAAATTCTGGTCATTGACGACAGCAAGACCCAGTTGTTCACGATCAGTCTGCTTCTAAAAAAAGAAGGCTACGATGTCACGGCGATAGACCGCCCGCTTTTAGCCCGAACGACACTCGAAGAAAAAGAGTTCGATCTTTTGCTGTGCGATCTCCAGATGCCTGAGATCAACGGTATTGATTTTCTTCGTTTGGCAAAGACGCTGTATCCGCGTATGCCGGTCGTGATCATGACGGCGTTCGGCGATCGTGAATCGGCCATCGAAGCGTTGTCTATCGGCGCTGACGACTATATTTTCAAAGCAACGGGCAAACGGGAAGAAGAAGAATTTCTTATCCGCATCCGCCGTGCGATCGAAAAAGCGCGCCTTCAACGCCGCATCTATGACTATCAGACTGAACTCGAAACCATGGTTGATCAGCGTACGCGAGCGCTCACCGAAGCACAGGAACAACTGATCCAATCTGAAAAACTCCGTTCGCTCGGCGTCATGACTAACGGTATCGCTCACGATTTTAATAATATCCTTGGCGTGATCATTGGCCGCACACAACTGCTCATGCGCAAAATTCAGAATTCCGACATTGTATCCGAATTAAAAATTATCGAAAAATCCGCTCTCAAAGGTTCCTCGACCATCCGGCGCATGCAGGATTATACCCGTATCCGCAAGGATGAATTGTTCGAGCCGGTGCAGATCAACGAGATCATCGATGAAGTCATCGATATTACGAAGACGCGGTGGAAGGACGAATCGCATGGCAAAGGCATTACCATCAAAGTCACAACAGATTTCGGCGATATCCCTTTGATCAATGGTAACGCTTCCGAACTGAAAGACGTTTTAATCAATATTATTTTCAATGCGATCGATTCCATGCCGGAAGGCGGGGCCATTTCTATCCGAACATACAAAGAAGATGTCCAAAAAGATCATTGGATCGCCGTAGATATTGCAGACACGGGTTGCGGTATCGCGCCTGAAATTCAAGATAAAGTATTCGAGCCTTTTTTTACGACTAAAAACGATCAGGGTTCAGGCCTCGGTATGAGCGTTGCTTACGGCATTATCCAACGACATAAAGGGCATATTTCTTTTACCAGCACTATCAAAAAAGGTACTGTCTTTACGATCCGTTTTCCAATGGCGTTGTTTCTGCAATCGACTAATCATCTCAAACCACAAGAACAGGATGCGGAATTTGAAAAGAAAAAATGCCGCGTATTGATCATCGACGATGATGACGGCATTCGCGCCATGCTGCAGGAAATTTTGGAAATCGACGATCATGACGTCATGTCCGCCGCTTCAGGATATGAAGCACTCAAATTACTGGAAACTCATTCGTATGAAGTCGTTTTTACCGATCTCGGTATGCCGGAAATGTCCGGATGGGAATTGTCGCAGGAAATCAAAAAGCATTCCCCCGGAACGCGGGTTATTATGATCACAGGCTGGGGTACTCAACTTGATCAGCAACGCGCTATCGAAAGCGGCATTGAAAAAATTATCCCCAAGCCTGTTTCCTGCGATGAAATTCTGAAAATCGTACGCGAGCCGCATCGGATATAAATCACCAATCAACACACTTCATTGATCCGTCAAAAAAATGTTATCATTATCGGCGCCGGAGCCGCGGGGCTCATGTGTGCAATTGAAGCCGGTAAACGCGGTCGGTCGGTTCTCGTGATCGAACACGCCGATGTCATCGGCAAAAAAATCCTGATCTCCGGCGGTGGTCGATGCAATTTCACCAATATTCACACTACTCCGGAAAATTTCATTTCTGAAAATCCTCATTTTTGTAAATCGGCATTGGCACGTTATAAACCGTCGGATTTTATTGCTTTAGTTGAAAAACACCGTATTCCATATTATGAAAAGAAACTAGGACAGCTTTTTTGCACCGATTCATCGCGGCAAATTATAGCGATGTTGGAATCGGAATGCCAAAAGGCCGGCGTTGAAATAGCGTTGTCAACAAAAGTTACTTCTGTCGAGAAAAATTCATCATGGATGATACGTACGTCGCACGGCGATTGGACATGTGAAAGTTTGGTTATTGCGAGCGGTGGTTTATCAATTCCTAAAATGGGAGCAACGGATTTCGGCCACCGTATTGCGCGGCAATTTAACGTCCATATAATTTCGCCGCGACCGGCGCTCGTTCCACTGACGTGGAACGAGCATGATCGAACGCGGTTTTCAGAACTTGCTGGCGTATCAGCTGATGCTATCGTGTCATGCAAGACACGATCATTCAGAGAAAATATTTTATTCACACACCGCGGACTTAGCGGGCCGGCTATTTTGCAAATTTCGTCCTATTGGAAAGAGGGCGAAATGATTACGATAGACTTTTTGCCCAATTTGAAATTGGAAAATCTGTTTGAACAATACCGCCATAGTAAAACGGATTGCGTGACATTGCTCACACAATATTTACCCAAACGTTTAGTACAAACATTGAGCGGATGGTCAAAACCAATGACGGAATTATCCAACGTTGAATTACAAAAAATTGTAGAAAATTTTCATGCTTGGAAGTGGATCCCTGCTGGAACAGAAGGATTTGAAAAAGCTGAAGTGACGGCCGGTGGTGTAAATACCAACGAACTCTCTTCTAAGACAATGGAATGTAAAAAAATTCCAGGATTGTATTTCATCGGAGAAGTCGTTGATGTAACCGGTCATCTTGGCGGATTCAATTTTCAATGGGCTTGGGCTTCCGGATTTTCCGCAGGGCAAAACGTATGAGTACAGCCACACTTCAGAATAAATGCGTTCTTTTTAATTCATTCCAGCCGAATTTTCTAACGCTTTTGGTTCTCCAAATTGAGCGCATTCCCACGCAAGTATAGCTTTTTTACGAGCCGATCCCCAATGATAATTTCCAAAAACACCTATTTTACGAATAACGCGATGGCATGGAATAAGATACGCCACTGGATTTCTGGCCACAGCCGATGCTACGGCGCGCGTCGCCAGGTTATCCGATATTAACGCTGCAACATCTTCATATGAGGCGACCGACCCTACTGGAATTCGTAAAAGCGCTTCCCATACTTTGATCTGAAATTTCGTCCCCATTAAATGTACTTTCAATGCCCCTGATCTTTTATTTTTAAAAATCTTTCTGGCATAACCATCTGTCATTTTCAAATTTTCCTGAAAATTCGCACCAGCCCAGTGTTCTCGGTATTCTTTTAAATCATTTTTTCCGCCCCCAAACGATAAACCGCAGATCCCGCGGTCGGTAGCTAAAATCAGGCACGAACCGAATGGTGATGGATGTTTTCCGTAGTAGATGGTCATGTTTTTGCCTTTTTGCTTGAATTCGCCGGGCGTCACAGCTTCACACGTCAAAAACAAATCGTGAAGGCGGCCCGGACTTGATAATCCTGTTTCAAATGTCACATCCAGCATACTACGCGATTGATTCAGCAGTGCTTTTGCATGTTCTTTAGTAATGAATTTCAAAAATTGTTTCGGTGTAATGCCAACCCATTTCTTGAAAAGCCGTTGAAAATGAAACTCACTTAAATAAACATGATCAGCTATTGCTTTTAAACTCGGTTGATGTTTATAATTTTTTTCAATGAATACGATGGCGCGTTCAATGCGTTCGTAATCGACCAATGATTCATTCATGCCCTGACTCTCCTTTTTGGTTGTTCCATTTTAAAAAGAAACCACTCACTTTACAACCCGATTCTTGCGATCCATTGATTGAGCTTGCTTCGTATGCACAGATTTGTTTAACTTTGAACGCGATAATAAGGAGAAGAAGTATGGCCAAATTTAATTGGTTTTGGACTATTTTGGTATTGAATTTTTCTGTACAGGCGCAATCCGGATGGAAAGAAATGGAGTGGGAGACCTATTCGATCCGTTTTAAAGTCCCGGAATCGTTTGAAATTACCGAAAGTACAGCCGACATTTTCACGGCATCCGGCGAAGATTTTACTTTAAGTATTTCGCCGTGGAAAGATGCCTCGATTTCAGTCGAAGAAGTAGCCAATAAGGCTCTCGGCTCGCTCAGCGCTGATGACGTGACGATTACGTCGCACGAAAAAATCGATCTTAACGGGTTCGAGGGGTATGAGATTCTCGGAACCGGATATCAGGATGACCGGCCTCTGCTTTTTGTGGTTCTTGGATTTATCGATCCTGACGGTGAGACCAATTTCTCGGCTTATATATTATTCTGGCATGATGAAAACAAAAACCAGGAAAATATCGACATTGCAACGCAAATCATTGAAGGCATCGGAAAAATGTAAGGAGTTACCGTGTATACCACCGTTAAAAATACATCCGAAAAAATCCTCGTTTCGAAAATTCTATGCGTCGGCGCCAATTATCCCGATCACATTGCCGAGATGAATCCAGGCAAACCGTTGGAATTGCCTGCCGAGCCTGTCATTTTTATGAAGCCAGCATCGGCGATTATTCATAATGGAGACTCAATCAGTATTCCAAAAATCTCCAATGACGTCCACCACGAAGTGGAACTGATTGCAGTCATCGGACGCGATGGAAAACATATTCCGGAAAATAAAGCAACCGATTATATACTGGGATACGGTATCGGTCTTGACATGACGCTTCGCGATATTCAGTCAGAAGCCAAGAAAAAAGGCCGCCCGTGGACAATTGCTAAAGGTTTCGATACTTCTGCCGCCGTGTCCGAAATCATTCCGGCTGATCTATTCGGAGATCCACATTCGAAAGAGCTGAACCTGTTTGTTAATGACGTTTTAAAACAATCAGGAAAAACCGGAACGATGATATTTAAAATCGGAAAAATTATTGCCTACTTATCCCAGGTATTCACTCTGAAAAAAGGCGACATTATTTATACCGGTACTCCGCATGGCGTAGGGCGTGTCAAAAAAGGCGATCGTTTACGCGCGGTCCTTGGCAACGAAATTGAACTCAATGTCAATGTAATGGAAGAATAAAAATCCATCTATACAAACAAAAAAACCCGCGGGGTCGATGACGTCGCGGGTTTTGTTTTTTTAAACTACAACAATTTGAATTTAATTATCCGATGCGGACGAAATTTTCTTTTCTAAAGCGGCAATAACATCACTAACCGATGGTTTGACCGTATCATCCAACGAGGCCAGGTAAATTTGAAAATTACCCAAGCGGCTTGAACAAAACAGGATTCTGTTTCCATCCGGTGCAAATTGCGGAAAGAGATCGTCTCCGTCATCGTATGTAATGCGTGTAACGTCTTTTCCATCCGTCTGCATTTTGTAAATTTCATAATTACCGTCACGATTCGATGAGAACGTAACGAATAACCCGTTTTTTGCAATGTGCGGCTGAATATCGTTGCCTTTTGAATCAGTTAAATCCGTGCCGTCGTTCTCACCGCCGTCCATTTCGGCCATATAAAGATCGAAGTTCCCTTTTTTGTTGTTCGCATAAAGAATTTTTCTACCGGTCTGATCGATACGCGGATCCGTACGGCTGGTAGAGGAATCATGATGGAATATTTTAAATAAGAAGCTTCCCGATTTTTCGATGGTATACAATGCCGATGATTTCTCCCAGAAAGGATGCGGGGCAAAATCAGCACGGTCACTGGCAAATACAATTGTGGAAGTATCAACAAAACTAGGACTCCAGTTATCGGCGCCATAACTGTTCGTCACCCTTTTCACATTTTTGCCGTAAATGTCCATGTAGTAAATTTCGCGCGGTTTGTATTTTTTAACGCTCTTGTCTTCGCGAGTCGACGTAAAAACAATATAACGGCCGTCCGGTGAATACGATGCATTTTCATCCGCTTCAGGATCGTTGGTCAGTTTGACCAGCGAACCCTCGCCCTGCGCTAACGACATAGAATAAATGTCCCAATTGCCGCTGCGATCGGATTGAAATAAAATTTTTGATCCATCCGGAGAGAACGATGGCAAAATATCGTTGTATGAATTATTGGTCACTTGTGTGATCTTGTAAGGACTGGCAAATCGGGAACCGATTCTTTCAACGTAAGCCTCACCTTTAAAGTCGCGCATAATCTGTAAATAAGCCTGATAGGCCGATTTGCGTTTCCCCATCGCCAGAAGCAAATCGCCTTTGGCATATACCACATCCATATTGGTCGGATCGTGACGCAGGGACGATTCGAAATAACGCAATGCATACGCATTGCGCCCTAGCGTCATGTATTCCTGGGCAATTTCAAAACACAATCCCGCATTCAAACTGTCATTGTAAAATTGCGTAAAAAGCTGTGCCAATTTATCACTAAGTGTCTGCGTGGAGTCCAGTTCGATTTTTTTCTCTACCACGGTTGCCGTCGTATCCGTTGCCGTTGTATCTTGCCCGTACACGGAATAAGCACCCGCCGATACGATCAATAAACTAACATATATAAACCGGTACATACGTAAAGTGGAAGTATACATGAAATTATGACCTCCTAAATTTGTCAACAACTCCGTTGACCATGGTACAGACGAAACAGGGTCACTCAGTAGATTGAGAGGAATTCTGAGCATTTTAGTTAAAATGAGAGATAAATGCAAGCACAAAATTGACCGGTTTTCGTCTATTTACAATAAGTTATGAATGAAGATGGATTATGTCAAATCTAGAACTTCAAATCATTACCGAAATTTGTAATTTGAAAATTGATTTATTAGCTTTTATAAATGCTTTAATTTTTTTCTGTAGATGATTTCCTGAACTTAATAAAATGGTTTCATGATGACTCATCGTCACATAAATAAACCTAACCATATTAACAATTTACTAAGTTACGATCGGTCAGGTTACTGCAAATGAAGGTTGAGTGACTTACCTCCGTTGTTCTAACATCATTTTTGAATGAGCAAATAACCTCTTGATTCGCTCATTCGTTTGGAGGTTTGGTATGCCAGCCCATAGTCCTGCAGCAATTCTTGATCCATCGTATGTCGTATTACCCGATATGAATTCCCCGAAATTAACACCGCAGGAAGTAACCCAAAATTACTACGCCGGTTACCAACTTGCAATCGACATTATCCGCCGTCAGCACAAGTCGATGGGATTTTCCGTATCCGACACGGACATGGACGTCATCGAATTGGCTCAGTCTGTGTTCGGTTGCGAACGATTGGTGCAGCTTATACAGGAACAAAAATTCAATGAAGCGATTTATTCGGCTATTATCAAAGAAGAAGTTGATCAGCTGAGCAAATCGTTATTTCCGGACGTCGGAAAACGGCGGTTTGTTTCGATCGACAAATTGCACGACGATTACAATATCGATTTTTCCGGTGAAGACATTGCCGTAGAAACTCCCCCGATCTCGCCGTTTGAAATTCTGGATTATCTGCAAAACAAACTTTCTCCGGATAATTTTTCATATCTGCAACAGCTTTTTGCGCATCAGGACGCTAAAGACCGCGACTTTGCATGGAATGACAAAATCTACAGGCTGATCGACCAATCCGTCGAATACCTCGAAGAAAAAATCATACAGATGCGACGGCTTTATCCGGACGGCATTCCGTTTCAGCAGGACGACATCGACGTCAAACGTGACCTTAATGAACCGGAGATCATCGGCTGTTATAAAAATGTTTTTCTCGGCATTTATCCTAAGTTTCCCGTCAATTTTCTTGCATACGATACGCTTTACCGCTGCGCGGTCATGACACGATTTACCGTCGAGTCCGTCCTGCAAAAAAAACCTCTCGACGTTTTAAAGGAATGTACCGTCAGCGATTTTGCATCCGTTGGACTTACCGGTGTCGTCCGCTATTTTAATTATTCTTTGAATCGCCTGATACGCAACGCGTATCCTGACATTCTGATGCCATGGGAACAAGCACACGTTGAGGATGGATTCTGGAGCGATGAGTATAACCGGCACCTCGCCATCCGGTGGTTGGTGGAAGAAAAATTAAAAATTCAGCGCGACCTTATTCCCAAGGCTTTGCGTGATGATCAGATAAAAAAATCTACATTCGTCGACAACGGGCTGTCTTACATGTTCGTACAATATTACAAATCCGTTTCACGCGCCATCGGATCGGCCTATCCGGAATTCATGCCGTGGGAACTTGGCAGCGTACCGAATAGTTTCTGGCAGGGTGACGAAGGCCATCAGAATATTGTCCGTGCGGTGCAATGGATGATTCGTAAAATGGAAATTCCAATTTCCGCTATTCCCAACCGTATTAAGGATAAAACCATTTCACGCGAAACATTTAAACAATATGGCTTGTCCACCGTATTCGAGCGGATTTTCAAAAAAAATATGTTCCTGTTATTCAATGCCGCTTATCCGGGACAATTTGAAATCTGGGAAATCGGTAAAGTTCCCGGAGATTATTGGGACGATCTATTGCGGGCTTACCGTGCAGCTTTGTGGATCTGCAAAAAAGAGCGTATCGACGAAAAAAAGATCGCCAAAGCCATCCGTACCAAACGCATTCGCAAAGAAACATTTGCGAAGTACGGGCTCGGCGGCATGCTGAAAAAATGTTTCGACAACGATCTGTATAAAGCCTATC
This genomic window contains:
- the pruA gene encoding L-glutamate gamma-semialdehyde dehydrogenase, whose protein sequence is MAGKKKTVKVSPFKNEPMTDFSKPANRKAFEKALKTVESQLGKEYNLIIDGDRIRTNHTMKSLNPANREQVIGVFFDANEELANKAVEIAHERFLKWRMVPPAKRAQYLFKAAALMRKRKHEFSAWMVYEVGKSWAEADGDTAEAIDFMEFYGREMLRYGSDQPLTKVPNEKNELVYIPLGVGAVIPPWNFPLAIMVGMTTAAVVTGNTVVLKPSSDSPTIAYKFVELLEEVGLPKGIVNFLPGPGSGMGDALVKHSKTRFIAFTGSKAVGLHINKTAAETQSGQLWIKRVVAEMGGKDSIIVDNEADLDKAAEGVLASAFGFQGQKCSACSRAIVVESVHQKFMGKLLERAKKLTIGDPTNVANYMGPVINEKAMKSMMWYIDKAKQEGGEIVYGGTNDDKVGNFVMPTIVDNVKPKDTISQEEIFGPVLAVIKAKNYDEALEIANNTEYGLTGAVYSKNRKKLERARAEFHVGNLYFNRKCTGALVGVHPFGGFNMSGTDSKAGGRDYLLLFLQAKSMSEKVK
- a CDS encoding response regulator, with protein sequence MEKILVIDDSKTQLFTISLLLKKEGYDVTAIDRPLLARTTLEEKEFDLLLCDLQMPEINGIDFLRLAKTLYPRMPVVIMTAFGDRESAIEALSIGADDYIFKATGKREEEEFLIRIRRAIEKARLQRRIYDYQTELETMVDQRTRALTEAQEQLIQSEKLRSLGVMTNGIAHDFNNILGVIIGRTQLLMRKIQNSDIVSELKIIEKSALKGSSTIRRMQDYTRIRKDELFEPVQINEIIDEVIDITKTRWKDESHGKGITIKVTTDFGDIPLINGNASELKDVLINIIFNAIDSMPEGGAISIRTYKEDVQKDHWIAVDIADTGCGIAPEIQDKVFEPFFTTKNDQGSGLGMSVAYGIIQRHKGHISFTSTIKKGTVFTIRFPMALFLQSTNHLKPQEQDAEFEKKKCRVLIIDDDDGIRAMLQEILEIDDHDVMSAASGYEALKLLETHSYEVVFTDLGMPEMSGWELSQEIKKHSPGTRVIMITGWGTQLDQQRAIESGIEKIIPKPVSCDEILKIVREPHRI
- a CDS encoding NAD(P)/FAD-dependent oxidoreductase, translated to MRQKNVIIIGAGAAGLMCAIEAGKRGRSVLVIEHADVIGKKILISGGGRCNFTNIHTTPENFISENPHFCKSALARYKPSDFIALVEKHRIPYYEKKLGQLFCTDSSRQIIAMLESECQKAGVEIALSTKVTSVEKNSSWMIRTSHGDWTCESLVIASGGLSIPKMGATDFGHRIARQFNVHIISPRPALVPLTWNEHDRTRFSELAGVSADAIVSCKTRSFRENILFTHRGLSGPAILQISSYWKEGEMITIDFLPNLKLENLFEQYRHSKTDCVTLLTQYLPKRLVQTLSGWSKPMTELSNVELQKIVENFHAWKWIPAGTEGFEKAEVTAGGVNTNELSSKTMECKKIPGLYFIGEVVDVTGHLGGFNFQWAWASGFSAGQNV
- a CDS encoding methylated-DNA--[protein]-cysteine S-methyltransferase; translation: MNESLVDYERIERAIVFIEKNYKHQPSLKAIADHVYLSEFHFQRLFKKWVGITPKQFLKFITKEHAKALLNQSRSMLDVTFETGLSSPGRLHDLFLTCEAVTPGEFKQKGKNMTIYYGKHPSPFGSCLILATDRGICGLSFGGGKNDLKEYREHWAGANFQENLKMTDGYARKIFKNKRSGALKVHLMGTKFQIKVWEALLRIPVGSVASYEDVAALISDNLATRAVASAVARNPVAYLIPCHRVIRKIGVFGNYHWGSARKKAILAWECAQFGEPKALENSAGMN
- a CDS encoding fumarylacetoacetate hydrolase family protein is translated as MYTTVKNTSEKILVSKILCVGANYPDHIAEMNPGKPLELPAEPVIFMKPASAIIHNGDSISIPKISNDVHHEVELIAVIGRDGKHIPENKATDYILGYGIGLDMTLRDIQSEAKKKGRPWTIAKGFDTSAAVSEIIPADLFGDPHSKELNLFVNDVLKQSGKTGTMIFKIGKIIAYLSQVFTLKKGDIIYTGTPHGVGRVKKGDRLRAVLGNEIELNVNVMEE